From Streptomyces sp. 6-11-2, one genomic window encodes:
- a CDS encoding aldo/keto reductase: MPDVNFALGTMGFGTTVDAARSLDLLDRFADAGGTIVDTANCYAFWSDPNSHGGQSEEVIGRWLARRPRWRDQVFLSTKAGAQPVGPGDWPANREGLSASAVKAAVEGSLRRLGTDRIDLYWAHMEDRTVPLAESAEAFGELVAEGTVSRLGCSNHPVWRVERARQIARDNGWTGYSALQLRHSYLQPRPGVPVPGQAHRFGWVTDEVIDYVDSEPDLSLWVYTALLNGFYSRPDRPLPDAYDHPGNSRRLTALSKVAGDLGVSRTQVVLAWLIGGKPTATPIVGVSTSEQLDEALAGARLQLPAEHRRLLDETV, translated from the coding sequence ATGCCCGATGTGAACTTCGCGCTGGGAACGATGGGATTCGGCACCACAGTGGACGCCGCTAGGTCGTTAGATCTGCTCGACCGGTTCGCGGACGCCGGCGGGACGATCGTCGACACGGCCAACTGCTACGCCTTCTGGTCCGATCCGAACAGCCACGGCGGACAGAGCGAGGAGGTCATCGGGCGGTGGCTGGCCCGCCGTCCCCGCTGGCGCGACCAGGTGTTTCTCAGCACCAAGGCGGGTGCCCAACCCGTCGGCCCTGGCGACTGGCCGGCCAACCGCGAGGGCCTGTCGGCGTCGGCGGTCAAGGCCGCTGTCGAGGGCAGCCTGCGTCGGCTGGGCACCGACCGGATCGATCTGTACTGGGCCCACATGGAGGACCGCACAGTCCCTCTGGCTGAGTCCGCTGAGGCTTTTGGCGAACTCGTTGCCGAGGGCACGGTGAGCCGGCTGGGCTGCTCCAACCACCCGGTGTGGCGAGTGGAGCGGGCCCGACAGATCGCCAGGGACAACGGCTGGACCGGATACAGCGCGCTCCAGCTGCGCCATTCCTATCTCCAGCCCCGCCCCGGCGTGCCGGTGCCCGGCCAGGCCCACCGTTTCGGCTGGGTCACCGACGAGGTCATCGACTACGTCGACAGCGAGCCGGACCTGTCCTTGTGGGTGTACACCGCCCTGTTGAACGGGTTCTACAGCCGCCCGGACCGGCCGCTTCCCGATGCCTACGACCACCCCGGCAACTCCCGACGGCTCACGGCCCTGAGCAAGGTGGCCGGGGACCTCGGTGTAAGCCGCACCCAGGTCGTCTTGGCCTGGCTGATCGGCGGCAAGCCGACCGCCACCCCGATCGTCGGGGTCAGCACATCGGAGCAGCTCGACGAAGCACTCGCCGGGGCTCGCTTGCAGCTGCCCGCCGAACACCGTCGCCTACTCGACGAGACCGTCTGA
- a CDS encoding fasciclin domain-containing protein, which produces MSFTTTRAAKAAAATAIAIPLTLGGLTSQSHAQGPSPSPSGTFGPGCSALSEKVDTSKDKVTEGAAAHPQLSQLVSAVVRARLSGSLDGKPNITVFAPNNQAFQKLTVSQLSSLLGNQGQLKKVLTYHVVDKQITPSELSKGSFTTMEGGKLTTSGSGTDFKVNGKANIVCGNIKVANATVYVIDSVLRPPS; this is translated from the coding sequence ATGAGTTTCACTACTACACGTGCAGCAAAAGCTGCCGCGGCAACTGCGATCGCAATTCCCCTCACGCTTGGCGGCCTGACATCGCAAAGTCATGCGCAGGGTCCGTCCCCCAGCCCGTCGGGAACATTCGGTCCCGGCTGTTCGGCGCTCTCCGAGAAGGTTGACACGTCCAAGGACAAGGTCACGGAGGGGGCGGCCGCACATCCACAACTCAGCCAGCTGGTCTCAGCCGTGGTCAGGGCGAGGCTGAGCGGCTCCCTCGACGGGAAGCCCAACATCACCGTCTTCGCGCCCAACAACCAGGCTTTCCAGAAGCTGACCGTGTCGCAGCTCAGTTCCCTACTGGGCAATCAGGGCCAACTGAAGAAGGTACTGACCTACCACGTCGTGGACAAGCAAATCACCCCAAGTGAACTCTCCAAGGGTTCCTTCACGACGATGGAAGGCGGGAAGCTGACCACGTCGGGATCGGGCACCGACTTCAAGGTCAACGGCAAGGCGAACATCGTCTGCGGCAACATCAAGGTTGCGAACGCCACTGTGTATGTCATCGACTCCGTGCTCAGGCCACCGTCCTGA
- a CDS encoding ISAs1 family transposase: MPAPASSLIPAALDQLTRASEPAPLSDAVGLSGFLDLVPDPRGVRGRRYPLPALIAATAASVLAGARSLTAIAEWISDAPAWACRALGFPVDPLTGVVSVPHPHTLRRLLVQLDGDALDRAIGAFLTARATPARPGLRAIAVDGKALRGSRTATTAHVTVRAAMEHTGSVLAQRQIADKSNEIPAFRPLLDTINLTDTVITADALHTQHAHGTYLRTRGAHHIAQVKANHPTLFDRVRRLPWQDIALDHYERTTAHHRLEIRQLKSAAFAHLDYPDARQALQVVRWRKDFTSGKLTIERVYLITSLPPGTASGARLAAWIRGHWKIENLLHHVRDRTFREDDSKIRTGSLPRVMAGLRNLAIGVHRQDGRTNIATALRHAARDWHRPLTALGLIG; the protein is encoded by the coding sequence GTGCCTGCTCCTGCATCTTCCCTCATCCCTGCCGCGCTGGATCAACTGACCCGGGCCTCCGAGCCGGCTCCGCTGTCGGACGCGGTCGGCCTGTCCGGCTTCCTGGACCTGGTGCCCGACCCGCGAGGCGTTCGCGGACGCCGCTATCCGCTGCCCGCGCTCATCGCCGCGACCGCGGCGAGCGTGCTGGCCGGTGCCCGGTCACTCACCGCGATCGCGGAGTGGATATCCGACGCCCCCGCCTGGGCCTGCCGAGCCCTCGGCTTCCCCGTCGACCCGCTGACCGGCGTCGTGTCCGTCCCGCACCCCCACACCCTGCGACGTCTTCTTGTCCAGCTCGACGGCGACGCCCTGGACCGGGCGATCGGCGCCTTCCTCACCGCCCGCGCCACCCCGGCCAGGCCCGGGCTACGGGCGATCGCGGTCGACGGCAAGGCCCTGCGCGGCTCACGCACCGCCACCACCGCGCACGTCACCGTGCGCGCCGCGATGGAACACACCGGCAGCGTCCTGGCCCAGCGCCAGATCGCAGACAAGAGCAATGAAATCCCCGCCTTCCGGCCCCTGCTGGACACCATCAACCTGACCGACACGGTGATCACCGCCGACGCCCTGCACACCCAGCACGCCCACGGCACCTACCTCCGCACCCGCGGCGCTCACCACATCGCCCAGGTCAAGGCCAACCACCCCACCCTGTTCGACCGCGTCCGCCGCCTGCCCTGGCAGGACATCGCCCTGGACCACTACGAGCGCACCACGGCGCATCACCGCCTGGAGATCAGACAGCTGAAGTCCGCCGCCTTCGCCCACCTTGATTACCCCGATGCCCGCCAGGCCCTTCAAGTCGTGCGCTGGAGGAAGGACTTCACCAGCGGCAAGCTCACCATCGAGCGCGTCTACCTGATCACCAGCCTGCCGCCCGGCACCGCGAGCGGCGCCCGGCTCGCAGCCTGGATCAGAGGGCACTGGAAGATCGAAAACCTGCTGCACCACGTCCGGGACCGGACCTTCCGCGAGGACGACTCCAAGATCCGTACCGGCAGCCTTCCACGCGTCATGGCCGGCCTGCGCAACCTCGCCATCGGCGTCCACCGCCAAGACGGCCGCACCAACATCGCCACCGCCCTACGCCATGCAGCCCGCGACTGGCACCGACCTCTGACCGCCCTCGGTCTCATCGGATGA
- a CDS encoding sensor histidine kinase: MNVRRLPARLLDAALIGASLADAWAHIEIEEHAAMACALLAALALALRRRLPLTTFVFTLPTAMVSDAVFATLAALYTLSSLSRHRILLAGCALAYAITDFLPWPWSSLEAADLAETSSLVHLTYTLAVSVAPVFLGQLVQARRELSLRLSEISEAREHERLLTAQSVLAKERAQLAREMHDVVSHQVSLIAVQAGALQVGSRDPETRKAAATIRRLSVQTLDELRHMVSVLRASGSRPTELTPQPSIADLQQLVGGSGIEAELETDLPEDLPPSIQRAVYRSVQEALTNVRKHAPGATARVYIHHRDGALHTTVINTAPTRPALPLPSAHHGLAGLRQRAELLGGTIAAECTVDGGYKLHVELPMQHRPPPAGAAAPREP, from the coding sequence TTGAACGTCCGACGCCTGCCGGCTCGGTTGCTGGACGCCGCCCTCATCGGGGCGTCGCTGGCTGATGCCTGGGCCCACATCGAGATTGAGGAGCACGCGGCCATGGCCTGCGCGCTGCTCGCCGCGCTTGCCCTCGCGCTGCGTCGCCGCCTGCCACTGACGACCTTCGTGTTCACACTCCCCACCGCCATGGTCTCCGACGCGGTATTCGCAACCTTGGCCGCGCTGTACACGCTCTCCTCTCTCAGCCGCCACCGCATCCTGCTGGCCGGCTGCGCCCTGGCCTACGCGATCACGGACTTCCTGCCCTGGCCGTGGTCGTCCCTGGAGGCGGCCGACCTTGCTGAGACCTCCAGTCTGGTCCACCTCACCTACACCCTGGCCGTCTCAGTCGCCCCCGTCTTCCTGGGACAGCTCGTGCAGGCCCGACGCGAACTGTCCCTTCGACTGTCTGAAATCTCCGAGGCCCGCGAGCACGAGCGGCTGCTGACCGCCCAGAGCGTCCTGGCGAAGGAACGCGCACAACTCGCCCGGGAGATGCACGACGTGGTCTCCCACCAGGTCAGCCTCATCGCGGTACAGGCCGGAGCACTCCAGGTGGGCAGCCGGGATCCCGAGACCAGAAAGGCCGCGGCCACGATCCGACGGCTCAGCGTGCAGACCCTGGACGAACTGCGGCACATGGTCAGCGTGCTGCGCGCATCCGGCAGCCGCCCGACAGAGCTCACTCCCCAGCCTTCCATCGCCGACCTGCAGCAACTGGTCGGCGGCAGTGGAATCGAAGCGGAACTGGAGACGGACCTGCCCGAAGACCTTCCGCCCAGCATTCAACGCGCTGTCTACCGTTCCGTCCAGGAAGCCTTGACCAACGTCCGCAAACACGCCCCCGGCGCCACGGCGAGGGTGTACATCCACCACAGGGACGGCGCCCTCCACACCACCGTCATCAACACCGCCCCCACCCGGCCGGCACTACCCCTGCCCAGCGCCCACCACGGCCTCGCCGGCCTGCGCCAACGCGCTGAACTCCTCGGCGGCACGATCGCCGCCGAGTGCACAGTCGACGGTGGGTACAAGCTCCATGTGGAGCTGCCGATGCAGCACAGGCCGCCCCCGGCTGGCGCTGCCGCACCGCGCGAGCCGTAG
- a CDS encoding response regulator transcription factor, which yields MIRVLVVDDEALIRLGFTHILNAVEDIEVIAAVPGSQAVRTVGELHPDVVLLDIRMPDVDGLTILANIRRIPHPPVVAMLTTFDTDEYVATALRSGAAGFLLKDTDPEHLPYLVRTLAEGGTVLSSKVTRTVVDGYLDKGAREPSAVRLAARLSERERAVLILIAAGLANTDIGERMHLSTGTVKGHVSAVLSKLRVSSRVEAALIAERAGLLPPPRDGDTL from the coding sequence GTGATCCGGGTACTGGTGGTCGACGACGAAGCCCTGATCCGCTTGGGCTTCACGCATATTCTCAACGCTGTTGAGGACATTGAGGTCATCGCCGCGGTACCTGGCAGCCAGGCCGTCCGGACGGTGGGCGAGCTGCACCCTGACGTGGTCCTGCTGGACATCCGGATGCCGGACGTGGACGGGCTCACCATTCTGGCCAACATTCGTCGTATCCCCCATCCTCCAGTGGTGGCCATGCTCACCACGTTCGACACCGACGAGTACGTGGCGACCGCCCTGCGCTCGGGCGCCGCCGGATTTCTACTCAAGGACACCGACCCCGAGCATCTCCCCTACCTGGTACGAACCCTGGCCGAGGGTGGGACCGTACTGTCGTCCAAGGTCACCCGCACAGTGGTGGACGGCTACCTCGACAAGGGTGCGCGCGAACCCTCCGCTGTCCGACTCGCTGCCCGGCTCTCTGAACGCGAGCGTGCCGTCCTCATACTGATAGCAGCGGGGCTCGCCAACACCGACATCGGCGAACGGATGCACCTGAGCACCGGCACCGTCAAAGGCCATGTCAGCGCCGTTCTCAGCAAACTGCGGGTCAGCAGCCGCGTCGAGGCGGCCTTGATCGCCGAACGCGCGGGCCTCCTGCCGCCACCACGGGATGGGGACACCCTTTGA
- a CDS encoding DUF418 domain-containing protein produces MTQNASLTLSAQVSRELGTDRSSTPVSAPSTGRLIGIDLARGFAVFGMYSAHVGPDVTVGGPMGILLELARGRSSALFALLAGFSLVIITGRPHPRTGRLGRQAVVRIVIRAVILLVLGYALTALDTQVDVILSFYGLLFLTALPLYRLRARTLALVAGAGALILPQVLYAVRKTIEEGSWADAITAGDPLARINNTDGIIELLFTGEYPVLTWIPFLIAGMAVARIDLSCSRIRSRLALTGGALALLGYGGSWLALRLVPHALSAVAAATDGGSASSAWWSDSVGEPQNRTPLAWLLVAAPHSQTTFSILGNTGIALVVVATCLTVAARMPRLTRLATPIAAVGMTALTVYVLHIVALWFFTDVWHVARVEDETMAALPVLLGFIAGATLLATVWTRLFRRGPLEYLLHIATRPALLIK; encoded by the coding sequence ATGACGCAGAACGCATCGTTGACCCTGTCGGCACAGGTATCACGTGAGCTTGGGACGGATCGCTCGTCCACCCCGGTCAGCGCACCGTCGACGGGCCGGCTCATTGGTATCGACCTGGCCCGCGGGTTTGCCGTCTTCGGCATGTACTCCGCCCATGTCGGACCCGACGTGACGGTGGGCGGACCGATGGGGATCCTCCTGGAGTTGGCGCGGGGCCGCTCCTCCGCCCTCTTCGCCCTGCTCGCCGGCTTCTCGCTGGTCATCATCACCGGCCGCCCGCATCCGAGGACAGGGCGCCTCGGCCGGCAGGCGGTCGTCAGGATCGTGATCCGCGCCGTCATCCTCCTGGTGCTCGGCTACGCCTTGACCGCACTGGACACTCAGGTCGATGTGATCCTCAGCTTCTACGGGCTGCTCTTCCTGACCGCGCTCCCGCTGTACAGGTTGCGGGCAAGGACGCTCGCACTCGTCGCCGGCGCGGGCGCACTGATCTTGCCCCAAGTCCTGTACGCGGTAAGGAAAACGATCGAGGAGGGGAGTTGGGCGGATGCCATCACAGCCGGCGACCCGCTGGCCAGGATCAACAACACGGACGGCATCATCGAACTTTTGTTCACCGGAGAGTATCCGGTTCTCACCTGGATTCCGTTCCTGATCGCGGGCATGGCGGTGGCCCGGATCGATCTCTCTTGCTCCCGTATCCGCTCCCGGCTTGCCCTCACCGGCGGGGCACTCGCTCTCCTCGGCTACGGAGGCTCCTGGCTGGCCCTGCGCCTGGTCCCCCACGCTCTCTCCGCCGTCGCGGCCGCCACGGACGGCGGTTCGGCGTCGTCCGCGTGGTGGTCCGACAGCGTCGGCGAGCCACAGAACCGCACCCCGCTCGCGTGGTTGCTGGTGGCCGCACCGCACAGCCAGACGACCTTCTCCATCCTCGGCAACACGGGCATCGCCCTCGTGGTGGTGGCCACGTGTCTGACGGTCGCCGCCCGCATGCCGCGCCTCACGCGTCTGGCCACACCCATTGCGGCGGTCGGTATGACAGCGCTGACGGTCTACGTTCTCCACATCGTCGCTCTTTGGTTCTTCACCGACGTTTGGCACGTGGCCAGGGTCGAGGACGAGACCATGGCTGCCTTGCCCGTGCTGCTCGGCTTCATCGCGGGTGCCACGCTCCTGGCGACGGTCTGGACCCGGCTGTTCCGGCGCGGCCCCCTGGAGTACCTGCTCCACATCGCGACCCGGCCCGCCCTGCTCATCAAGTGA
- a CDS encoding MerR family DNA-binding transcriptional regulator, which yields MSIGAVAERFGLPTHVLRHWEAMGLLAPAAAARPRTGRRCSSSRGARKWLPARRCRAG from the coding sequence ATGAGCATCGGGGCCGTCGCGGAACGCTTCGGTCTCCCCACGCACGTCCTGCGGCACTGGGAAGCGATGGGCCTCCTCGCCCCCGCAGCAGCGGCACGGCCGCGGACTGGTCGACGGTGCTCGTCGAGTCGAGGTGCCCGTAAATGGTTGCCAGCTCGTCGTTGTCGTGCCGGTTGA